From bacterium, a single genomic window includes:
- a CDS encoding ATP-binding protein, with amino-acid sequence MISAQSRARNVYDDCHVNMLRNLAAYSAIALDNAEAYRRLTALLEELKSTQEKLVTQSKLAALGALTAGIAHEIKNPLNFVNNFAQLSRNLVDELREELSRERQDQSAIAEILVMLEQNAAKVEEHGKRADSIVRSMLQHSRGRSDERQLTDINALLAEDINLAYHGMRAQDAGFNVTIETDLDPAVGKLSVIPQDVSRVFLNIITNGFYEVHRKQLEQNGEFKPTLPVKTRSLGDQIEVRIRDNGDGIPPAIREKLFTPFFTTKPPGKGTGLGLSISYDLIVQQHGGQLFFESEEGRFAEFIIRLPR; translated from the coding sequence GTGATCTCGGCGCAGAGCCGCGCCCGCAATGTCTATGATGATTGTCATGTCAATATGCTGCGCAACCTCGCCGCCTACAGCGCTATCGCCCTCGACAACGCCGAGGCCTACCGCCGGCTCACAGCTTTACTCGAGGAGTTGAAGAGCACGCAGGAAAAGCTGGTCACTCAGTCCAAGCTGGCCGCCCTCGGCGCCCTCACCGCCGGCATCGCCCACGAGATCAAGAATCCCCTCAATTTCGTCAACAATTTCGCCCAGCTCTCCCGCAATCTGGTCGATGAGCTGAGGGAGGAGTTGAGCCGCGAGCGGCAGGACCAGTCGGCCATCGCGGAAATCCTCGTCATGCTGGAGCAGAACGCCGCCAAGGTCGAGGAGCACGGCAAGCGGGCGGACAGCATCGTCAGGAGTATGCTTCAGCACTCCCGCGGCCGGTCGGATGAGCGCCAGCTCACCGATATCAACGCCCTGCTCGCCGAGGACATCAATCTGGCCTATCACGGCATGCGCGCCCAGGATGCCGGCTTTAACGTCACCATCGAGACCGATCTCGATCCAGCGGTGGGCAAACTCAGCGTCATACCTCAGGACGTCAGCCGCGTTTTTCTCAATATCATCACCAACGGTTTTTATGAGGTGCATCGCAAGCAGCTGGAGCAGAACGGGGAATTCAAACCCACCCTCCCCGTGAAAACCCGCAGCCTCGGCGACCAGATCGAGGTCCGCATCCGCGACAACGGCGACGGGATACCTCCGGCGATCAGGGAAAAGCTCTTCACCCCCTTTTTCACCACCAAGCCCCCCGGCAAGGGCACCGGCCTCGGGCTCTCCATCAGTTATGATCTTATCGTACAGCAGCACGGCGGACAGCTGTTCTTCGAAAGCGAGGAGGGCCGGTTTGCGGAATTCATCATCCGCCTGCCCAGATAA